A part of Melittangium boletus DSM 14713 genomic DNA contains:
- the pgm gene encoding phosphoglucomutase (alpha-D-glucose-1,6-bisphosphate-dependent): MAHPLAGKPPPDSLLINPERLRAQYFSEHPDVREPEQRVAFGTSGHRGSAARRSFNEAHILAVVQAVCEYREKHGINGPLFLGMDTHALSEPAQDTALEVLAANEVRVRYTDRATPTPVISHAILTYNRGRTGGLADGIVITPSHNPPEDGGIKYNPPNGGPADTHITSWMEKRANELLGADNSGVRRIAIERARNLAHVERHDFITPYVADLRHVVDLDVVRGAKLSIGADPLGGSNLDYWEPIAEHYGLDLQVVNKTVDPTFRFMRVDHDGKIRMDCSSPYAMAGLVELKDRYDIAFGNDTDSDRHGIVTRSVGLMNPNHYLSVAIDYLFSHRPGWNKDAGVGKTLVSSSMIDRVARDIGRRVVEVPVGFKWFVDGLLEGSLGFGGEESAGASFLRQDGTVWSTDKDGIILDLLAVEILARTGKDPGVHYQELTKKFGSPSYTRIDQPATSAQKAVLKKLSPEAVRATTLAGEPITQRLTRAPGNDAELGGLKVVTENGWFAARPSGTEDVYKIYAESFRDRAHLDAVVDEARQIVSDAFSRG, encoded by the coding sequence GTGGCCCATCCTCTCGCTGGCAAGCCCCCTCCTGATTCACTTCTCATCAACCCGGAGCGTCTGCGCGCGCAGTACTTCTCCGAGCACCCGGACGTTCGTGAGCCCGAGCAACGCGTGGCCTTCGGAACGTCCGGCCATCGTGGCTCGGCCGCCCGCCGCTCCTTCAACGAGGCGCACATCCTCGCGGTCGTCCAGGCCGTGTGCGAGTACCGGGAGAAGCACGGCATCAACGGCCCGCTCTTCCTCGGCATGGACACGCACGCCCTGAGCGAGCCCGCGCAGGACACGGCGCTCGAGGTGCTCGCGGCCAACGAGGTGCGCGTGCGCTACACGGATCGGGCCACGCCCACGCCCGTCATCTCCCACGCCATCCTCACCTACAACCGGGGGCGCACGGGCGGCCTGGCCGACGGCATCGTCATCACGCCCTCGCACAACCCGCCCGAGGACGGAGGCATCAAGTACAACCCGCCCAACGGGGGCCCCGCCGACACCCACATCACCAGTTGGATGGAGAAGCGCGCCAACGAGCTGCTCGGCGCGGACAACTCCGGGGTGCGGCGCATCGCCATCGAGCGCGCGCGCAACCTGGCCCATGTGGAGCGCCACGACTTCATCACCCCCTACGTCGCCGATCTGCGCCACGTGGTGGACCTGGACGTGGTGCGCGGGGCGAAGCTGTCCATCGGCGCGGATCCCCTGGGCGGCTCCAACCTCGACTACTGGGAGCCCATCGCCGAGCACTACGGCCTCGACCTCCAGGTGGTGAACAAGACGGTGGACCCCACCTTCCGCTTCATGCGCGTGGACCATGACGGGAAGATCCGCATGGACTGCTCCTCGCCCTACGCCATGGCGGGGCTCGTGGAGCTCAAGGATCGCTACGACATCGCCTTCGGCAACGACACGGACTCGGACCGCCACGGCATCGTCACGCGCAGCGTGGGGCTGATGAACCCCAACCACTACCTGTCCGTGGCCATCGACTACCTGTTCAGCCACCGCCCCGGCTGGAACAAGGACGCGGGCGTGGGCAAGACGCTCGTGAGCAGCAGCATGATCGACCGCGTGGCCCGGGACATCGGCCGGCGCGTGGTGGAAGTGCCCGTGGGCTTCAAGTGGTTCGTGGACGGGCTGCTGGAGGGCTCGCTCGGCTTCGGGGGCGAGGAGAGCGCGGGCGCGTCCTTCCTGCGCCAGGACGGCACCGTCTGGTCCACCGACAAGGACGGCATCATCCTGGACCTGCTGGCGGTGGAGATCCTCGCGCGCACGGGCAAGGACCCGGGCGTGCACTACCAGGAGCTGACGAAGAAGTTCGGCTCGCCCAGCTACACGCGCATCGATCAGCCGGCCACCTCCGCCCAGAAGGCGGTGCTCAAGAAGCTGTCGCCGGAGGCGGTGCGCGCCACCACGCTCGCGGGCGAGCCCATCACCCAGCGGCTCACGCGGGCGCCGGGCAACGACGCGGAGCTCGGCGGGCTCAAGGTGGTGACGGAGAACGGCTGGTTCGCCGCGCGGCCCTCGGGCACCGAGGACGTCTACAAAATCTACGCGGAGAGCTTCCGCGACCGGGCCCACCTGGACGCCGTCGTGGACGAGGCGCGGCAGATCGTCAGCGACGCCTTCAGCCGAGGGTAG
- the glgC gene encoding glucose-1-phosphate adenylyltransferase: MNSKRILGMILAGGQGTRLAPLTSRRSKPAVPFGSKFRIIDFALSNFLNSGVYSVYVLTQFKAQSLTEHIQRGWRFGSGLLADYFITLVPAQMYLYEELGPVWYRGTADAIYQNLHLVNNYNADDVAIFSGDHIYKMNVAHMREVHESSRADITIAAYPTPLAEAHRFGVMQIDARGRVTDFQEKVKNPPPMPSKPTHALASMGNYIFKRKVLDELLEIDAKTEGSQHDFGKDVLPRALRDGYHIQAYDFHSNPIPGQTQANTYWRDVGTLEAYHEASMDLVSVNPEFDVFNPEWPLRTAVEFSPPAKFVHESGERMGKALNSMVAGGCIISGGTVRESILSRRVRVNSYSLVERSVLFDEVVVGRHAHIKNAIIDKGVNVPPNARVGYDLAADKARGFTVTDNGIVVVPKGYKFD, translated from the coding sequence ATGAACAGCAAACGCATCCTGGGAATGATTCTCGCGGGCGGTCAGGGCACACGCCTGGCGCCACTGACGTCCCGTCGCTCCAAACCCGCCGTGCCCTTCGGGTCGAAGTTCCGCATCATCGACTTCGCCCTGAGCAACTTCCTCAACTCGGGCGTGTACTCCGTCTACGTGCTCACCCAGTTCAAGGCCCAGTCGCTCACCGAGCACATCCAGCGCGGATGGCGCTTCGGCTCGGGTCTGCTCGCCGACTACTTCATCACGCTGGTGCCCGCGCAGATGTACCTCTACGAGGAGCTGGGCCCCGTGTGGTACCGCGGCACGGCGGACGCCATCTACCAGAACCTCCATCTGGTGAATAATTACAACGCGGACGACGTGGCCATCTTCTCCGGTGACCACATCTACAAGATGAACGTGGCGCACATGCGCGAGGTGCATGAGTCCTCGCGCGCGGACATCACCATCGCCGCCTACCCCACGCCGCTCGCCGAGGCGCACCGCTTCGGCGTCATGCAGATCGACGCGCGCGGCCGCGTCACCGACTTCCAGGAGAAGGTGAAGAACCCGCCGCCCATGCCGAGCAAGCCCACGCACGCGCTGGCCAGCATGGGCAACTACATCTTCAAGCGGAAGGTGCTCGACGAGCTCTTGGAGATCGACGCGAAGACCGAGGGCAGCCAGCACGACTTCGGCAAGGACGTGCTGCCGCGCGCGCTGCGCGACGGCTACCACATCCAGGCGTATGACTTTCACTCCAACCCCATCCCCGGCCAGACGCAGGCGAACACGTACTGGCGCGACGTGGGCACGCTCGAGGCCTACCACGAGGCCTCCATGGACCTGGTCTCGGTGAACCCCGAGTTCGACGTGTTCAACCCCGAGTGGCCCCTGCGCACGGCGGTGGAGTTCAGCCCCCCGGCCAAGTTCGTCCACGAGTCGGGCGAGCGCATGGGCAAGGCGCTCAACTCCATGGTGGCCGGCGGCTGCATCATCTCCGGCGGCACCGTGCGCGAGAGCATCCTGTCGCGGCGCGTGCGCGTGAACTCCTACTCGCTCGTGGAGCGCTCGGTGCTCTTCGACGAGGTGGTGGTGGGACGGCACGCGCACATCAAGAACGCCATCATCGACAAGGGCGTGAACGTGCCGCCCAACGCGCGCGTGGGCTATGACCTCGCGGCGGACAAGGCGCGCGGCTTCACCGTGACGGACAACGGCATCGTCGTGGTGCCCAAGGGCTACAAGTTCGACTGA
- a CDS encoding aminotransferase class V-fold PLP-dependent enzyme, producing the protein MRLPSQRHLFDLPEGLTWLNCAYMSPQSRAVGDAGREALERKAKPWLVRPEDFFTESETLRRLFASLVDADPEGVALVPSVSYGMAAAAANLPVRVGQRLLVLADEFPSNVYPWRELAERSGGQVVTVRRPQDGDWTQALLAELDERTALVAVPHCHWTDGGLVDLERVGARAREVGAALAVDGTQSVGALPLSVARVRPDFLVTAGYKWLMGPYSQGYLYVAPKWREGRPLEHNWLLRGGSEDFSRLVDYRDDFQPGARRFDVGERSNFVLVPMAIAALRQLLAWGVADIQATLTVLTERVARGAREMRLEVVDESLRGGHLMGLKRTGGYAPDVAARLAARQVYVSVRGDSLRVSPHLYNTEADVDRLLEELDALV; encoded by the coding sequence ATGCGCCTTCCCTCCCAACGTCACCTGTTTGATCTGCCCGAGGGCCTCACCTGGCTCAACTGCGCGTACATGTCTCCGCAATCGCGGGCCGTGGGGGACGCGGGGCGCGAAGCGCTCGAGCGCAAGGCGAAGCCCTGGCTGGTGCGCCCCGAGGACTTCTTCACCGAGTCCGAGACCCTGCGCCGGCTCTTCGCCAGCCTCGTGGACGCGGACCCGGAGGGCGTGGCGCTGGTGCCCTCCGTCAGCTACGGCATGGCGGCGGCCGCGGCCAACCTCCCGGTGCGCGTGGGCCAGCGCCTGCTGGTGCTCGCCGACGAGTTCCCCTCCAACGTGTACCCCTGGCGTGAGCTGGCCGAGCGCTCGGGGGGCCAGGTGGTGACGGTGCGCCGGCCCCAGGACGGGGACTGGACCCAGGCGCTGCTCGCGGAGCTGGATGAGCGCACGGCGCTGGTGGCGGTGCCCCACTGCCACTGGACGGACGGCGGCCTCGTGGACCTGGAGCGCGTGGGGGCGCGGGCGCGCGAGGTGGGCGCGGCGCTCGCGGTGGATGGGACGCAGTCGGTGGGGGCCCTGCCCCTGAGCGTGGCGCGGGTGCGCCCGGACTTCCTCGTGACCGCGGGCTACAAATGGCTCATGGGTCCCTACAGCCAGGGCTACCTCTACGTGGCGCCGAAGTGGCGCGAGGGCCGGCCCCTGGAGCACAACTGGCTCCTGCGCGGTGGCAGCGAGGACTTCTCGCGGCTGGTGGACTACCGCGATGACTTCCAGCCCGGCGCCCGCCGCTTCGACGTGGGCGAGCGCAGCAACTTCGTGCTCGTGCCCATGGCGATCGCCGCCCTGCGCCAATTGCTCGCCTGGGGCGTGGCGGACATCCAGGCGACGCTGACCGTGCTCACCGAGCGCGTGGCCCGGGGGGCGCGCGAGATGCGGCTGGAGGTGGTGGACGAGTCCTTGCGCGGCGGGCACCTGATGGGGCTCAAGCGCACCGGAGGCTATGCGCCGGACGTGGCCGCCCGGCTCGCCGCGCGTCAGGTGTACGTGAGCGTGCGCGGGGACAGCCTGCGCGTGTCGCCCCACCTGTACAACACGGAGGCGGACGTGGACCGCCTCCTCGAGGAGCTGGACGCGCTCGTGTGA
- a CDS encoding LamG-like jellyroll fold domain-containing protein — protein MHGLKGEYYRMSAPGARDFAQLGAVALEPNINFSDLTAMFQSSNGRTEHTTARWTGKLTAPETGDYTFHAIGDNGFRMFLDGAPVIDHWVGDWDIEQHSASVHLVAGEAHDFRMELFQDVGGANMYLRWSSATISKQIVPTTAFTPPDGFEVYPVALAVGEDGLRLTLDFDGPVTALGDLLPHLVVEADTTAMPQASAAIDTSDASLVVVTLSKPVQRGQRVRVAYDGLGGLSVEGETVPQIARDASNASTHRLRTPWGDQLDTAHPLPEYPRPQQVREKWLNLNGPWEFAGATANAQPTFGQTLPERIIVPFPVESQLSGLERHEDHMFYRKLFTVPAAWGIGTGQRLLLNFGAVDYQARVWVNGQKVAEHTGGYTAFTADITGALSGTGEQELIVAVSDTIGPNQPVGKQTRRPGGIFYTPTSGIWQTVWLEPVPTVAIDDIVTTPDIQTNSLAIRVRSASASATASVTAVARDADGQEVGSVTGAANTPLTLPVATPHLWSPEDPYLYDLEVTLTEGTSTDTIDAYFGMRSVTLQNVGGFPKLVLNGKPVFSLAMLDQGFWPDGLYTAPSDEALRWDLQTQKDFGFNAVRKHIKVEPARWYYHADQIGLLVWQDFVSGSITNTQGQEAFITQGRRMMEQLHNSPAIVGWVVFNEGWGEWNREESGRLAEQVKAADPSRWINAHSGVNCCDSKGDSGKGDIIDHHDYVNNDPAYPDATRAAMDGEHGGFTLRMPGHQWPGAPTVIYSGVADKAALTAKYVENTQTFYLAAAGAELSGSVYTQVTDVENELNGFYTYDRRVAKVDMAPVREINLRVIAAGVTAGEDATFPGLGTWPLDEGSGSKAQDTEGSSDLTLHGNTNWTAGVRGQALHFDGNGDFAETASPVLDTRGDYTVSAWVTLDKLPGNYASAVSQDGRQRENPFYLQYGQGAFAFSTPGAKRATYTMNPVIGRWYHLVGVRAGGELRLYLDGTRVATAPAGTAAVSTGPLAIGRAKYNGGNTDFWAGSVDEVRVYSRALNDSEVSALYTSVPR, from the coding sequence GTGCACGGTCTCAAGGGCGAGTACTACCGGATGTCGGCCCCCGGCGCCCGTGACTTCGCCCAGCTCGGCGCGGTCGCGCTGGAGCCGAACATCAACTTCTCCGACCTGACGGCCATGTTCCAGTCGTCGAACGGCCGCACCGAGCACACCACGGCCCGCTGGACCGGCAAGCTCACCGCGCCGGAGACCGGCGACTACACGTTCCACGCGATCGGCGACAATGGCTTCCGGATGTTCCTCGATGGCGCTCCGGTGATCGACCACTGGGTCGGCGATTGGGACATCGAGCAGCACAGCGCGTCCGTGCACCTCGTCGCGGGCGAGGCACACGACTTCCGGATGGAGCTGTTCCAGGACGTCGGCGGCGCGAACATGTACCTGCGCTGGTCGAGCGCCACGATCAGCAAGCAGATCGTGCCGACCACGGCGTTCACCCCCCCGGACGGCTTCGAGGTCTACCCGGTCGCGCTCGCCGTCGGCGAGGACGGCCTCCGGCTGACGCTCGACTTCGACGGGCCGGTCACCGCGCTCGGAGACCTGCTCCCGCATCTGGTGGTGGAAGCCGACACCACCGCGATGCCCCAGGCCTCGGCCGCCATCGACACCAGCGACGCGTCCCTCGTGGTGGTCACCCTCTCCAAGCCGGTTCAGCGCGGCCAGCGCGTCCGCGTCGCCTACGACGGCCTCGGCGGCCTGAGCGTGGAAGGTGAGACGGTGCCGCAGATCGCGCGCGACGCCAGCAACGCGTCGACCCACCGGCTGCGCACCCCGTGGGGCGACCAGCTCGACACGGCCCACCCGCTGCCCGAGTACCCGCGGCCGCAGCAGGTTCGCGAGAAGTGGCTCAACCTCAACGGCCCGTGGGAGTTCGCCGGCGCGACCGCGAACGCGCAGCCGACGTTCGGCCAGACGCTGCCGGAGCGCATCATCGTGCCCTTCCCCGTGGAGTCCCAGCTGTCCGGGCTGGAGCGCCACGAGGACCACATGTTCTACCGCAAGCTCTTCACCGTGCCCGCCGCCTGGGGCATTGGCACCGGGCAGCGGCTGCTGCTGAACTTCGGCGCGGTGGACTACCAGGCGCGCGTGTGGGTCAACGGCCAGAAGGTGGCCGAGCACACCGGCGGCTACACCGCGTTCACCGCCGACATCACCGGCGCCCTGAGCGGCACGGGTGAGCAGGAGCTCATCGTCGCGGTCTCCGACACCATCGGCCCCAACCAGCCGGTCGGCAAGCAGACGCGCCGTCCGGGCGGCATCTTCTACACACCCACCTCCGGCATCTGGCAGACCGTCTGGCTGGAGCCGGTGCCCACCGTGGCGATCGACGACATCGTGACCACGCCGGACATCCAGACGAACTCGCTCGCCATCCGGGTCCGTTCCGCGTCGGCCTCGGCCACCGCCAGCGTCACCGCCGTGGCCCGCGACGCCGACGGCCAGGAAGTCGGTTCCGTCACGGGCGCGGCCAACACCCCGCTCACGCTGCCGGTGGCGACGCCGCACCTGTGGTCGCCGGAGGATCCGTACCTCTATGACCTCGAGGTCACGCTCACCGAGGGGACGAGCACCGACACCATCGACGCCTACTTCGGAATGCGCTCGGTGACGCTCCAGAACGTCGGCGGCTTCCCGAAGCTGGTGCTCAACGGCAAGCCGGTCTTCTCCCTCGCCATGCTGGACCAGGGCTTCTGGCCCGACGGGCTCTACACCGCGCCCAGCGACGAGGCCCTGCGCTGGGACCTGCAGACGCAGAAGGACTTCGGGTTCAACGCCGTCCGCAAGCACATCAAGGTGGAGCCGGCGCGCTGGTACTACCACGCGGATCAGATCGGCCTGCTGGTGTGGCAGGACTTCGTCTCCGGAAGCATCACGAACACGCAAGGCCAGGAGGCGTTCATCACCCAGGGCCGCCGCATGATGGAGCAGTTGCACAACTCGCCGGCCATCGTGGGCTGGGTGGTCTTCAACGAGGGCTGGGGCGAGTGGAACCGGGAGGAGTCCGGGCGGCTCGCCGAGCAGGTCAAGGCCGCCGACCCGTCGCGGTGGATCAACGCCCACAGCGGCGTGAACTGCTGCGACTCCAAGGGTGACTCCGGCAAGGGCGACATCATCGACCACCACGACTACGTCAACAACGACCCGGCCTACCCGGACGCCACGCGCGCGGCGATGGATGGCGAGCACGGCGGGTTCACCCTGCGCATGCCGGGCCACCAGTGGCCGGGCGCGCCGACGGTCATCTACAGCGGCGTGGCGGACAAGGCGGCGCTGACGGCGAAGTACGTCGAGAACACCCAGACCTTCTACCTGGCCGCCGCCGGGGCGGAGCTGTCCGGCTCGGTCTACACCCAGGTCACGGACGTGGAGAACGAGCTCAACGGCTTCTACACCTACGATCGGCGGGTGGCGAAGGTCGACATGGCGCCGGTGCGGGAGATCAACCTGCGGGTGATCGCCGCGGGCGTCACGGCGGGCGAGGACGCGACGTTCCCCGGCCTCGGGACCTGGCCGCTGGATGAGGGCAGTGGCTCGAAGGCCCAGGACACCGAGGGGAGCAGCGACCTGACGCTGCATGGGAACACCAACTGGACGGCCGGTGTCCGCGGACAGGCGCTGCACTTCGACGGCAACGGCGACTTCGCCGAGACCGCCAGCCCGGTGCTGGATACCCGGGGTGACTACACCGTCTCCGCGTGGGTGACGCTCGACAAGCTGCCGGGCAACTACGCCTCGGCGGTCAGCCAGGACGGCCGCCAGAGGGAGAATCCGTTCTACCTGCAGTACGGGCAGGGCGCGTTCGCGTTCAGCACGCCCGGCGCGAAGCGCGCCACGTACACCATGAATCCGGTCATCGGCCGCTGGTACCACCTCGTTGGCGTCCGGGCCGGAGGCGAGCTGCGGCTGTACCTCGACGGTACCCGGGTGGCGACGGCCCCGGCGGGCACGGCGGCGGTGAGCACCGGGCCCCTGGCGATCGGTCGCGCGAAGTACAACGGCGGCAACACCGACTTCTGGGCGGGGTCGGTCGATGAGGTGCGCGTCTACAGCCGCGCACTCAACGACAGTGAAGTG